One window of Trifolium pratense cultivar HEN17-A07 linkage group LG5, ARS_RC_1.1, whole genome shotgun sequence genomic DNA carries:
- the LOC123885483 gene encoding protein PHLOEM PROTEIN 2-LIKE A9-like gives MPFKKPHQTADQASIVKKNDGSFEIKPKGLNIIWGNDLRYWKTITDNGAELIQVSWLEVSGKVGPVKVGETYVVKFDIEVKDTGFGWGNTEVLIMAKIGKKGSYKYKPVKLACGDNGYIPKANEEQLEITVTVGEKDLDLHFGLYEVWSGKWKGGLIIKKAEVTKKS, from the exons ATGCCTTTCAAAAAGCCTCATCAAACAGCAGACCAGGCTAGTATTGTTAAGAAG AATGATGGGTCGTTCGAGATAAAGCCAAAAGGACTCAACATTATCTGGGGAAATGATCTTCGCTACTGGAAAACTATAACTGA CAACGGCGCGGAGCTGATACAAGTTTCATGGTTGGAGGTATCTGGTAAAGTAGGACCTGTAAAAGTGGGTGAAACATATGTTGTGAAATTTGATATTGAAGTTAAGGATACTGGTTTTGGTTGGGGAAACACAGAAGTACTTATTATGGCTAAAATTGGTAAAAAAGGATCATATAAATATAAGCCAGTTAAACTTGCTTGTGGTGACAATGGATACATTCCAAAAGCAAATGAAGAACAGCTTGAAATTACTGTTACTGTGGGTGAAAAGGATCTTGACCTTCATTTTGGATTGTATGAAGTTTGGAGTGGAAAATGGAAGGGTGGATTGATAATCAAGAAAGCTGAGGTTACTAAGAAgtcttaa
- the LOC123884578 gene encoding nuclear pore complex protein NUP1 — MDNTDQITPYPSTERGAGGKLRKPPPRKPPASPYARPSSSSTTTNRRWISKLVDPAYRIIAGGATRFLPSFFSTSDSASTPVNPSSSNEEVQEAGKWRTGEQHNEDNLLKSNLHILPSELSKMANTGDGGSSKLNNSFDFDMPSHVQKEEQHENNKFSDIEQLLKGKKFTRDEFDHIVGLLNSRAIDVSNGEQRKENTNLTSRQDDGGLVVADKLPKVFNERRHEESNGVIRESSTPCVSKGRDEFGASPVEIARAYMDSRASEAGPSSKNMIQTVESTMLCNGEAAMKLCDPSPSKKSPTCWPGAVVHDAYTTPQTQGSKYGLLNHARTPYSRTLLMKSKSKLIHPPQGNYSHISSTPLRQSQTSLYLKDKSEVGASESGYGSVGPIRRTRHKVALRSTPQRPAYSSTPQRPAYSSMNSSQRQNSSFIEYSNSTVATSTGPGRMSSTRKPLGFEHSVPTVHMHTSLMAKKILEHIDRSVPTPKEKSAELKLATKWKNPESSVNTSTIFSNEYNGLVKLKDVSPCKYDELGGMNSTLRNENEGSRNVDIQPRESADKSIDITKEGTLASDLNVHNSIPRLTIDGTTQNFGSSQMFPMKSTYEDGLMALSSGGRYPSLVNQEKKTAANNAASKPVLAPISVKKPESNWTLASDNTSGFTFPVTAPSSVFSEPPTPSIMPLLVSTGNKHQPQEIPTQLSYSFGIKKSNPAVVFSFPSTSNIVHNDDGVIKYNFGSTDKARLSFSFGNTAVNC; from the exons ATGGACAACACCGATCAAATCACACCGTATCCGTCAACAGAAAGAGGCGCCGGCGGTAAACTTAGAAAACCACCGCCGAGAAAACCACCTGCTAGTCCTTACGCTCgtccttcatcatcatcaacaacaactaaCCGCCGATGGATTTCAAAGCTCGTCGATCCTGCCTATCGCATCATCGCTGGTGGAGCCACTCGTTTTCTTCCTTCGTTTTTCTCCACTTCCGATTCCGCTTCTACTCCTGTTAATCCTTCCTCTTCCAACGAAGAAGTTCAAG AAGCAGGTAAATGGAGAACTGGTGAACAGCACAATGAAGATAATCTGCTAAAAAGCAATTTACAT ATCCTGCCATCTGAATTATCTAAAATGGCAAATACTGGTGATGGTGGTAGCAGTAAGCTAAACAACAGTTTTGACTTTGATATGCCCAGCCACGTTCAAAAAGAAGAGCAACATGAGAATAATAAGTTTTCAGATATTGAGCAACTGTTGAAAGGGAAAAAATTCACTAG AGATGAATTCGATCATATAGTGGGGCTTTTGAATTCAAGAGCAATCGACGTTTCTAATGGTGAACAAAGAAAGGAAAATACAAATTTGACTTCTAGGCAAGATGATGGGGGGCTTGTAGTGGCAGACAAGCTTCCAAAGGTTTTCAATGAACGAAGGCATGAAGAATCAAATGGCGTCATACGGGAAAGCTCAACACCTTGCGTGTCAAAA GGTCGAGATGAATTTGGTGCTTCACCAGTAGAGATTGCTAGAGCATATATGGATTCTCGAGCATCTGAAGCAGGTCCCAGTTCTAAGAACATGATTCAAACTGTCGAAAGCACAATGCTCTGTAATGGTGAAGCTGCAATGAAATTATGTGATCCATCACCATCAAAAAAGTCACCAACATGCTGGCCAGGTGCTGTTGTGCACGATGCTTACACAACACCACAAACTCAGGGAAGCAAATATGGACTTCTTAATCATGCACGGACTCCTTATTCCAGAACTCTATTAATGAAGTCCAAGTCCAAG TTGATCCATCCCCCTCAAGGAAATTACAGCCACATTTCATCAACTCCCCTCCGTCAATCACAGACAAGTCTGTATCTGAAG GACAAATCTGAAGTTGGTGCATCAGAAAGTGGATATGGATCTGTTGGACCTATTCGTCGAACTAGGCATAAGGTTGCTCTACGATCGACTCCACAGAGACCAGCATATTCATCTACTCCACAGAGACCAGCATATTCATCTATGAATTCTTCACAAAGACAAAATTCCAGTTTTATTGAATATTCAAATTCTACTGTTGCTACAAGCACGGGTCCTGGTAGGATGAGCAGTACTCGTAAGCCACTGGGCTTTGAGCACAGTGTTCCAACAGTACACATGCATACTAGTTTGATGGCTAAGAAGATATTAGAGCATATTGATAGAAGCGTTCCCACTCCTAAGGAGAAATCTGCTGAGCTGAAGCTAGCAACTAAATGGAAGAATCCTGAATCTTCTGTTAATACAAGTACTATCTTTTCAAATGAATATAATGGCTTGGTTAAACTAAAAGACGTTAGTCCTTGTAAATATGACGAGCTTGGTGGAATGAATTCTACTCtaagaaatgaaaatgaaggGAGCCGCAATGTTGATATTCAACCTAGGGAGAGTGCTGATAAATCTATTGACATCACAAAAGAAGGGACTTTGGCATCTGACCTGAATGTTCACAACAGCATCCCCAGACTCACCATTGACGGGACTACACAAAATTTTGGTAGTTCTCAAATGTTTCCAATGAAGTCGACTTACGAG GATGGTCTGATGGCTCTGTCAAGTGGCGGTCGGTATCCTTCATTAGTAAATCAAGAAAAGAAGACTGCGGCCAATAATGCCGCTAGTAAACCAGTTTTAGCTCCTATTTCCGTCAAGAAGCCTGAATCAAACTGGACTTTAGCATCTGATAACACCTCGGGATTTACCTTTCCTGTTACAGCACCGTCTTCTGTATTCTCTGAACCGCCAACACCATCCATCATGCCATTATTAGTCTCTACTGGTAATAAGCACCAACCACAAGAAATACCTACTCAATTGTCATACAGTTTTGGTATTAAAAAGTCGAATCCAGCAGTAGTATTTTCCTTTCCATCCACAAGCAATATAGTTCATAATGACGATGGAGTCATAAAGTATAACTTTGGTTCAACTGATAAGGCAAGGCTGTCGTTTTCATTTGGAAATACTGCTGTCAACTGTTGA
- the LOC123884951 gene encoding actin-related protein 6: MSTTTVVVLDNGGGLIKAGFGGERDPSVILPNCLYKPLTSKKWLHPNPLNTTTTTEQDLTSASVRRPIDRGYLINPDLQRDIWSHLFTSILHINPSQSSLLLTEPLFTLPSIQHSIDEIVFEDFNFTSLYIADSPSLVHLYETSRRPDGLLSKAQCSLVVDSGFSFTHASPVFQNFTLNYGVKRIDLGGKALTNYLKELISFRSVNVMDETFIIDDVKENLCFVSVDVARHLNVARKIGNENVLKCTYVLPDGVNYTKGFVKYPEQATRYLVDGDDGGGDREMIAQQQPQENRQKLVDLTKNEFDLTNERFLVPEMIFRPADLGMNQAGLPECIVRAVNACHPHLHPVLYESIILTGGSTLFPHFAERLEKELRPLVPDDYHVKITTQEDPLLGVWRGGSLLASSPDFDAMCVTKAEYEELGSARCRKRFFH; this comes from the exons ATGTCAACCACCACCGTAGTTGTTCTCGACAACGGCGGAGGTCTAATCAAAGCAGGTTTCGGCGGCGAACGTGACCCATCCGTCATTCTCCCAAATTGTCTCTACAAACCTCTCACCTCCAAAAAATGGCTCCATCCAAATCCTCTAAACACCACAACCACCACCGAACAAGACCTCACCTCCGCCTCAGTCCGCCGTCCAATCGATCGCGGCTACCTAATCAACCCCGACCTCCAACGTGATATCTGGTCTCATCTCTTCACTTCAATCCTTCACATAAACCCTTCCCAATCCTCTCTTCTTCTCACTGAACCTCTCTTCACTCTCCCATCAATTCAACACTCAATCGACGAAATCGTCTTCGAAGATTTCAATTTCACTTCTCTCTACATCGCTGATTCACCTTCCCTTGTTCATCTCTACGAAACTAGCCGTAGGCCCGATGGGCTTCTATCTAAAGCCCAATGTAGTCTCGTTGTTGATTCTGGTTTCTCATTCACACATGCTTCGCCTGTTTTTCAAAACTTTACTCTTAATTACGGTGTTAAGCGAATCGATTTAGGTGGTAAAGCTTTAACTAATTATCTTAAGGAACTTATTTCTTTTCGTTCTGTTAATGTTATGGATGAAacttttattattgatgatgttaAGGAGAATTTATGCTTCGTTTCGGTTGATGTTGCTCGCCATCTTAATGTTGCTAGAAAGATTGGAAATGAGAATGTTTTGAAGTGTACATATGTGCTTCCTGATGGTGTTAATTATACAAAGGGTTTTGTTAAATATCCGGAACAAGCAACTAGGTATCTTGTTGAtggtgatgatggtggtggtgatcgtGAAATGATTGCTCAACAACAACCTCAGGAGAACAGACAGAAACTAGTTGATTTGACAAAAAat GAATTTGATTTGACGAATGAACGGTTTCTTGTCCCCGAGATGATCTTCCGTCCAGCTGATTTGG GAATGAACCAAGCTGGGTTACCAGAATGTATAGTACGAGCTGTTAATGCCTGCCATCCACATCTTCACCCCGTACTCTATGAAAG CATCATTTTGACTGGTGGAAGCACCTTGTTTCCTCACTTCGCTGAGCGACT AGAGAAGGAGCTTCGGCCTCTAGTTCCGGATGACTATCATGTGAAGATAACTACACAAGAAGA TCCCCTACTAGGTGTTTGGCGTGGAGGTTCACTCCTGGCATCGAGTCCAGATTTTGATGCAATGTGTGTGACCAAAGCTGAGTATGAGGAGCTGGGTTCTGCTAGATGTCGCAAGAGATTTTTTCATTAA
- the LOC123884954 gene encoding DNA repair protein XRCC3 homolog, with amino-acid sequence MKREAQNLLQKVDEKSEKCTVGCPILDRNLNGGIPTKSITEVVGESGSGKTQICLQLVLSAQLPPSHGGLNGSSLYIYTEYPFPIRRLKQLSLSLLSSHPNHLLLSSSDPLSRIILRGISSAENFVELLPDIELCLRYWKSRLLPIRVIVVDSIAALFRSEFGNCCFDLKRRSSLFFKISGGLKSLAERFGLVVVVTNQVVDFIEGNESVRIGNFSELCSSGRRVCPALGISWANCVNSRIFLSKDQTGIKITRFSSLVFAPHLPLSSSQFVITEKGLFGVENV; translated from the coding sequence ATGAAGAGAGAGGCGCAGAATCTACTGCAGAAGGTGGATGAAAAAAGTGAGAAATGCACCGTGGGTTGTCCCATACTAGATCGCAACCTGAACGGCGGAATACCAACAAAATCAATAACCGAAGTCGTCGGCGAAAGCGGAAGCGGAAAAACTCAAATCTGTCTCCAACTGGTCCTGTCCGCTCAACTACCACCCTCTCACGGCGGTCTCAACGGCTCATCTCTTTACATATACACCGAATATCCTTTCCCTATCCGCCGTTTAAAACAACTCTCCCTCTCTCTCCTTTCATCTCATCCAAATCACCTCCTCCTCAGTAGCTCTGATCCTCTCTCTCGTATCATTCTCCGCGGAATTTCTTCCGCTGAGAATTTCGTTGAATTATTGCCTGATATTGAGCTTTGTTTACGTTACTGGAAATCACGATTGTTACCTATTAGAGTAATAGTTGTTGATTCTATTGCTGCTTTATTTAGATCTGAATTTGGGAATTGTTGTTTTGATCTTAAGCGTAGATCTTCCTTGTTTTTCAAGATTTCTGGTGGATTGAAATCGTTGGCGGAGAGATTTGGTTTGGTTGTGGTTGTTACGAATCAGGTTGTTGATTTTATTGAAGGGAATGAAAGTGTTAGAATTGGGAATTTTAGTGAATTGTGTTCTTCTGGTAGAAGGGTTTGTCCTGCATTGGGTATTTCCTGGGCTAATTGTGTTAATTCTAGAATCTTCTTATCCAAGGATCAAACTGGAATTAAAATTACAAGATTTAGTAGCCTTGTTTTTGCTCCTCATTTGCCACTATCCTCTTCTCAGTTTGTTATTACTGAAAAAGGTCTTTTTGGTGTAGAGAATGTATGA
- the LOC123884953 gene encoding methyl-CpG-binding domain protein 4-like protein — protein MEIKYVDNPFSEFAYKKNELMEEHPRRVSPYFQNKCRLRTFERTEHLNDYCCSRKVSPYFRKVVESRPMKVSPYFHKVEESKPKKLSPYFPKVEESKPKKLSPYFPKVEESKPKKLSPYFPKVEESKPKKLSPYFPKVEESKPKKLSPYFPKVEESKPKKLSPYFQKNSSITESLKADDSKYSQTRLIVEKRKRKSKNSGKKTKPLTKAERFKEAYKRKTPDNNWLPPRSHWNLIQEDHFHDPWRVLVICMLLNVTTGNQAKKILANFFELCPDAETCIQVPREEIQEIIRSLGLHANRSKSLQRLSREYLAETWTHVTELHGVGRYAADAYAIFCTGKWDEVRPHDHMLNNYWYFLRTIKHTL, from the exons ATGGAAATTAAGTATGTGGATAATCCCTTCAGTGAATTTGcatataagaaaaatgaattgATGGAGGAGCATCCTAGAAGGGTGTCtccttattttcaaaacaaatgtCGACTCCGAACATTTGAAAGAACTGAACATTTGAACGATTATTGTTGTTCTAGGAAGGTGTCTCCTTATTTTCGGAAAGTTGTAGAGTCTAGACCAATGAAGGTGtctccttattttcataaagttgAAGAGTCTAAACCGAAGAAGTTGTCTCCTTATTTTCCGAAAGTTGAAGAGTCTAAACCAAAGAAGTTGTCTCCTTATTTTCCGAAAGTTGAAGAGTCTAAACCAAAGAAGTTGTCTCCTTATTTTCCGAAAGTTGAAGAGTCTAAACCGAAGAAGTTGTCTCCTTATTTTCCGAAAGTTGAAGAGTCTAAACCAAAGAAGTTGTCTCCTTATTTTCCGAAAGTTGAAGAGTCTAAACCGAAGAAGTTGTCTCCTTATTTTCAAAAGAATTCTAGCATAACTGAAAGTTTGAAAGCAGATGATTCCAAATACTCTCAAACGAGACTTATAGTTGAAAAGCGTAAAAGGAAATCCAAAAATAGTGGTAAAAAAACTAAACCTTTAACAAAGGCTGAGAGATTTAAGGAGGcttacaaaagaaaaactccGGATAATAATTGGCTGCCTCCACGTTCTCACTGGAATCTCATTCAAGAGGATCATTTCCATGATCCATGGAGGGTGCTAGTTATTTGTATGCTACTAAACGTCACTACTGGTAATCAG gcaaaaaaaattctagcCAACTTTTTCGAGTTATGTCCAGATGCAGAAACTTGTATTCAAGTCCCAAGAGAGGAAATACAAGAGATAATAAGGTCATTAGGTCTTCATGCGAATAGGTCAAAAAGTTTGCAACGCCTTTCTCGTGAGTACTTAGCCGAGACATGGACCCATGTGACTGAACTGCATGGTGTCGGCAG GTATGCGGCAGATGCATATGCTATATTTTGTACAGGAAAGTGGGATGAAGTGAGACCACACGATCACATGCTGAACAACTATTGGTATTTCCTTCGTACTATAAAGCATACGTTGTGA